From the genome of Halomonas sp. MCCC 1A13316, one region includes:
- the dnaE gene encoding DNA polymerase III subunit alpha yields the protein MTTPFVHLRVHTEYSLVDGLVRLKPLLKATGEQGMPALAVTDESNLFGLVKFYRGAQGAGLKPVIGADLWLANSYDETHPYRLTLLAMNDVGYRNLTELISRGWMQGQRQGRAVLEKSWVLAQSEGLIALSGGREGEIGRHLLADHRDEARLLLEEWQSAFPDRFYLELTRTGRPQEEECVHLSVELAIDSGTPVVATNDVRFLERDDYWAHETRVSIGEGKALDDPRRERKYTEEQYLKSPSEMAELFADIPEALENSVMIAARCNVDVRLGEIFLPEFEIPEGLTQDEFFRKVSHDGLTERLDFLYPAGKYPRDGAEFAEIDKRYRERLDFELDIIIQMGFPGYFLIVMDFIQWAKDNDVPVGPGRGSGAGSLVAYAQKITDLDPLEYDLLFERFLNPERVSMPDFDVDFCMEKRDRVIEYVADRYGRNAVSQIVTFGTMAAKAVVRDVARAQGRPYSLGDKLSKLIPFEVGMTLAKAIEAEPALKEFVENDEEAAEIWEMAVKLEGITRGTGKHAGGVVIAPTKLTDFSPLLCDEEGNGLVVQFDKNDIEEAGLVKFDFLGLRTLTIIDWALEMVDKVRAVKGEGPLNIDSIPLDDGATFEMLKRAETTAVFQLESRGMKELIKRLLPDSLEDMIALVALFRPGPLQSGMVDDFINRKHGRAEISYPHPDYQHEWLKPVLEPTYGIILYQEQVMQIAQVLAGYSLGQADMLRRAMGKKKPEEMAKQRAGFMEGCAANGIDKELAGNIFDLVEKFAGYGFNKSHSAAYGLVSYQTAWLKSHYPGPFMAAVMSTEMDNLDKVVPLIEESRRIGLTVTPPDVNIGAYKFSVDTEGRVVYGLGAIRGVGEGPIGAIVEAREADGPFADLFDFCRRVDPKRMNKRTLEALIRSGALDNLGPNRAVLAAALDDALRAAAQTQTNQNLGMMDMFGEAFADAAVESDPYEAYRRAREWTDKERLAGEKETLGLYLTGHPIDEYEKELARFVSTRISDLKPSREPQRVAGLVVAMRTMKSKRGDTMAFITLDDRTGRIEASLFGELFDSLRGQIEADQVLIVEGEVSSDDFSGGLRLRGKDVTPMVAARARYGEAVELSLDGTRVNGRLIDTLRDSLAPHRDDGGLPVRLRYRNDAAAGWLELDGQWRVSPCDELLIALREVEGQDGVRLKYR from the coding sequence ATGACCACGCCTTTCGTACACCTGCGCGTCCATACCGAGTACTCCCTGGTCGATGGCCTGGTGCGACTCAAGCCGCTGCTCAAGGCCACCGGCGAGCAGGGCATGCCGGCACTGGCCGTGACCGACGAGTCCAACCTATTCGGCCTGGTCAAGTTCTATCGTGGCGCCCAGGGCGCCGGGCTGAAGCCGGTGATTGGTGCCGACCTGTGGCTGGCCAACTCCTACGACGAGACGCACCCTTACCGGCTGACGCTGCTGGCGATGAACGACGTCGGTTATCGCAACCTCACCGAGCTGATCTCGCGAGGCTGGATGCAGGGGCAGCGCCAGGGACGCGCCGTGCTCGAGAAGTCATGGGTGCTCGCGCAGAGCGAAGGACTGATCGCGCTCTCCGGTGGCCGCGAGGGCGAGATCGGTCGCCATCTGCTGGCCGATCATCGTGACGAGGCGCGCCTGCTGCTCGAGGAGTGGCAGTCGGCTTTCCCTGATCGCTTCTACCTGGAGCTGACCCGCACCGGGCGGCCGCAGGAGGAGGAGTGCGTGCACCTCTCGGTGGAGCTCGCCATCGACAGCGGCACCCCGGTGGTGGCGACCAACGATGTACGCTTCCTCGAGCGCGACGACTACTGGGCCCATGAGACGCGTGTCTCCATCGGCGAGGGCAAGGCGCTGGACGACCCGCGCCGTGAACGAAAATATACCGAAGAGCAGTATCTCAAGAGCCCCTCGGAGATGGCCGAGCTATTCGCCGACATTCCCGAAGCGCTCGAGAACAGCGTGATGATCGCCGCACGCTGTAACGTCGACGTGCGCCTGGGCGAGATCTTCCTGCCGGAGTTCGAGATTCCCGAAGGGCTGACCCAGGACGAGTTCTTTCGCAAGGTCTCCCACGACGGCCTCACCGAGCGCCTCGATTTCCTCTACCCGGCCGGGAAGTACCCGCGTGACGGCGCCGAGTTCGCCGAGATCGACAAGCGCTACCGCGAGCGGCTGGACTTCGAGCTCGACATCATCATCCAGATGGGCTTCCCCGGCTACTTCCTGATCGTGATGGACTTCATCCAGTGGGCCAAGGACAACGACGTCCCGGTGGGGCCGGGGCGCGGCTCCGGCGCCGGCTCGCTGGTGGCTTACGCACAGAAGATCACCGATCTCGACCCACTGGAATACGACCTGCTGTTCGAGCGCTTCCTCAACCCCGAGCGTGTCTCGATGCCCGACTTCGACGTCGACTTCTGCATGGAGAAGCGCGACCGGGTAATCGAGTACGTCGCCGACCGCTACGGCCGCAACGCGGTATCCCAGATCGTCACCTTCGGCACCATGGCGGCCAAGGCGGTGGTGCGCGACGTGGCTCGTGCCCAGGGCCGGCCTTACTCCCTGGGCGACAAGCTCTCCAAGCTGATCCCCTTCGAGGTGGGCATGACGCTGGCCAAGGCCATCGAGGCGGAGCCGGCGCTCAAGGAGTTCGTCGAGAACGACGAGGAGGCCGCCGAGATCTGGGAGATGGCGGTCAAGCTCGAGGGCATCACCCGCGGCACCGGCAAGCACGCCGGCGGCGTGGTGATCGCGCCGACCAAGCTCACCGACTTCTCGCCGCTGCTGTGCGACGAGGAGGGCAACGGCCTGGTCGTGCAGTTCGACAAGAACGACATCGAGGAGGCCGGGCTGGTCAAGTTCGACTTCCTCGGGCTGCGCACCCTGACCATCATCGACTGGGCGCTGGAGATGGTCGACAAGGTGCGTGCCGTCAAGGGCGAGGGGCCGCTCAACATCGACAGCATCCCGCTCGACGACGGCGCCACCTTCGAGATGCTCAAGCGCGCCGAGACCACGGCAGTGTTCCAGCTCGAATCACGCGGCATGAAGGAGCTGATCAAGCGCCTGCTGCCCGACTCGCTGGAGGACATGATCGCCCTCGTGGCACTGTTCCGCCCGGGCCCGCTGCAGTCGGGCATGGTCGACGACTTCATCAACCGCAAGCACGGTCGCGCCGAAATCTCCTACCCGCACCCGGACTACCAGCACGAATGGCTCAAGCCGGTGCTCGAGCCCACCTACGGCATCATCCTCTACCAGGAGCAGGTGATGCAGATTGCCCAGGTGCTGGCGGGCTATAGCCTGGGTCAAGCCGACATGCTGCGCCGCGCCATGGGCAAGAAGAAGCCCGAGGAGATGGCCAAGCAGCGCGCCGGCTTCATGGAGGGCTGCGCGGCCAACGGCATCGACAAGGAGCTGGCCGGCAACATCTTCGACCTGGTGGAGAAATTCGCCGGTTACGGTTTCAACAAGTCGCACTCGGCGGCCTACGGCCTGGTCTCCTACCAGACCGCCTGGCTCAAGTCGCACTACCCGGGGCCGTTCATGGCTGCGGTGATGTCCACCGAGATGGACAACCTCGACAAGGTGGTACCGCTGATCGAGGAGTCGCGGCGCATCGGCCTGACCGTGACCCCGCCGGACGTCAACATCGGCGCCTACAAGTTCAGCGTGGATACCGAAGGGCGCGTGGTCTACGGCCTGGGGGCCATCCGCGGCGTGGGCGAGGGGCCGATCGGCGCCATCGTCGAGGCGCGCGAGGCCGACGGGCCGTTCGCCGATCTGTTCGACTTCTGCCGGCGGGTCGATCCCAAGCGCATGAACAAGCGCACCCTGGAGGCACTGATCCGCTCGGGAGCGCTGGACAACCTGGGGCCCAACCGGGCGGTGCTGGCCGCCGCGCTCGACGATGCCCTGCGCGCCGCGGCCCAGACCCAGACCAACCAGAACCTGGGCATGATGGACATGTTCGGCGAGGCCTTCGCCGACGCCGCGGTCGAGAGCGACCCCTACGAGGCCTATCGCCGCGCCCGCGAGTGGACCGACAAGGAGCGCCTGGCCGGCGAAAAGGAGACCCTCGGGCTCTATCTCACCGGACACCCCATCGACGAGTACGAGAAGGAGCTGGCACGTTTCGTCTCCACGCGCATCAGCGACCTCAAGCCCTCGCGCGAGCCGCAGCGGGTGGCGGGCCTGGTGGTGGCCATGCGCACCATGAAGTCCAAGCGCGGTGACACCATGGCCTTCATCACCCTGGACGACCGCACCGGGCGCATCGAGGCGTCGCTGTTCGGCGAGCTGTTCGACTCCCTGCGCGGCCAGATCGAGGCCGACCAGGTGCTGATCGTCGAGGGCGAGGTCTCCAGCGACGACTTCTCCGGTGGCCTGCGCCTGCGCGGTAAGGATGTCACGCCGATGGTGGCCGCTCGCGCCCGCTACGGCGAAGCGGTGGAGCTGTCGCTGGACGGCACTCGGGTCAACGGCCGGCTGATCGACACCCTACGCGACAGCCTGGCGCCGCACCGCGACGACGGCGGCCTGCCGGTACGCCTGCGCTACCGCAACGACGCGGCCGCCGGCTGGCTGGAACTGGACGGCCAGTGGCGGGTGTCGCCCTGCGACGAGCTGCTGATCGCGCTGCGTGAAGTAGAGGGGCAGGATGGCGTGCGGCTGAAGTACCGCTGA
- the fabZ gene encoding 3-hydroxyacyl-ACP dehydratase FabZ produces the protein MVMDINEIREYLPHRYPFLLIDRVLELSLGESIVGYKNVSINEPFFNGHFPHHPIMPGVLVLEALAQACGILGFKTVNKLPADGYVYYLVGSDNVRFKRPVMPGDRLRLEAKVVREKRGIWKFACRATVDGELACEAEVICAERKVS, from the coding sequence ATGGTAATGGACATCAACGAGATTCGAGAGTATCTGCCGCACCGATACCCTTTTCTGCTGATCGATCGGGTATTGGAGCTGAGCCTTGGCGAATCCATCGTTGGCTACAAGAACGTCAGTATCAACGAGCCGTTCTTCAACGGTCATTTTCCACACCATCCCATCATGCCCGGAGTCCTGGTGCTCGAGGCGTTGGCTCAGGCCTGCGGAATCCTCGGCTTCAAGACCGTCAACAAGTTGCCGGCCGATGGCTATGTCTACTATCTCGTGGGTAGCGACAACGTGCGTTTCAAGCGGCCGGTAATGCCGGGGGATCGCTTGAGACTGGAGGCGAAAGTCGTGCGTGAAAAGCGCGGCATCTGGAAATTCGCTTGTCGTGCTACGGTAGATGGCGAGCTGGCCTGCGAGGCCGAGGTCATCTGTGCGGAGAGGAAGGTTTCTTGA
- the lpxB gene encoding lipid-A-disaccharide synthase, with protein sequence MSKLARVYIVAGEMSGDLLGASLMRALKARHPQVQFRGIGGPGMIAEGIDSRFPLETLSVMGLVEVLKHLPELIRVRRALRADALAWRPDVMIGIDAPDFNLGLERQLREAGLTTVHYVSPTVWAWRQGRVKGIARSVDAMLALLPFEAAFYEQHRLPVAFVGHPLADELPLVSDRAGARAELGLAEADPVLAVLPGSRANEIRFLGATFLDAAERLCRERPALQVVVPAATPLRREELERLLASRPMLDGRVTLLDGRARQAMVASDAVLLASGTAALEAMLCHRAMLVAYRMAPMTHWLAQRLVKTEWISLPNLIAREGLVPELIQDAATPEAIVSAIGPMLDDVHVREALEERFAVMHAGLQRNASARAAEAIEALVEGRPLPASLSSEESVAAVELGPDERMQAGREET encoded by the coding sequence ATGAGCAAGCTTGCGCGTGTCTATATCGTCGCCGGCGAGATGTCCGGCGACCTGCTCGGGGCGAGCCTGATGCGTGCCCTGAAGGCGCGCCATCCGCAGGTGCAGTTCCGCGGCATTGGCGGTCCCGGAATGATCGCCGAGGGTATCGACAGCCGCTTCCCGCTGGAGACGCTCTCGGTCATGGGCCTGGTCGAGGTGCTCAAGCACCTCCCCGAGCTGATTCGGGTGCGCCGTGCCCTGCGTGCCGACGCCTTGGCCTGGCGGCCTGACGTGATGATCGGCATCGATGCCCCCGACTTCAATCTCGGTCTCGAGCGCCAGCTACGCGAGGCGGGCCTCACCACCGTTCATTACGTCAGCCCCACGGTATGGGCGTGGCGCCAGGGCCGGGTGAAGGGCATCGCTCGTTCGGTCGATGCCATGCTCGCACTCCTGCCTTTCGAGGCAGCCTTCTATGAGCAGCATCGTCTGCCGGTGGCCTTCGTCGGGCATCCGCTGGCGGACGAGCTGCCGCTGGTCAGCGACCGCGCCGGTGCGCGTGCCGAACTCGGGCTGGCGGAGGCTGATCCGGTGCTGGCCGTGCTGCCGGGCTCGCGGGCCAACGAGATTCGCTTTCTCGGCGCGACCTTCCTCGATGCCGCGGAGCGGCTGTGTCGCGAGCGGCCCGCGCTGCAAGTGGTGGTCCCTGCGGCAACCCCGCTGCGCCGCGAGGAGCTCGAGCGCCTTCTGGCAAGCCGGCCGATGCTCGACGGGCGGGTCACGCTGCTTGACGGCCGGGCACGCCAGGCAATGGTCGCCAGCGACGCCGTACTGCTCGCTTCGGGGACGGCGGCGCTCGAGGCGATGTTGTGCCACCGTGCGATGCTGGTCGCCTATCGGATGGCGCCGATGACCCATTGGTTGGCGCAGCGTCTGGTCAAGACCGAATGGATCTCGCTGCCCAACCTGATTGCCCGTGAGGGCCTGGTGCCGGAACTGATACAGGATGCCGCTACGCCCGAGGCGATCGTCTCGGCCATCGGACCGATGCTCGACGATGTTCATGTGAGGGAGGCTCTCGAGGAGCGCTTCGCCGTGATGCATGCCGGGCTGCAGCGCAATGCCAGCGCTCGGGCGGCCGAGGCCATAGAGGCCTTGGTGGAAGGGCGGCCACTGCCCGCCTCGCTGTCCAGCGAGGAGAGTGTTGCGGCGGTAGAACTGGGTCCAGACGAGCGAATGCAGGCAGGGAGAGAAGAGACATGA
- the accA gene encoding acetyl-CoA carboxylase carboxyl transferase subunit alpha, with translation MNPNYLDFEQPIAELQAKIEELRLVGNDSKLNLSDEIGRLEEKSRKLTESIFKDLSPWQVSQLSRHPQRPYTLDYLEHVFTDFDELHGDRRFADDPAIVGGIARLDDRPVMIIGHQKGRDVKEKVRRNFGMPRPEGYRKACRLMEMAERFKMPVLTFIDTPGAYPGIDAEERGQSEAIAYNLAVMSRLKTPIISTVVGEGGSGGALAIGVCDELAMLQYSTYSVISPEGCASILWKSAEKAADAAQAMGITAERLQELGFVDTLIEEPLGGAHRHPQTTAERVKEALLASLERLEAMDTEALLERRYERLMSYGAPT, from the coding sequence ATGAATCCCAATTACCTCGATTTCGAACAGCCCATCGCCGAACTCCAGGCCAAGATCGAAGAACTGCGCCTGGTCGGCAACGACAGCAAGCTCAACCTCAGCGACGAGATCGGTCGCCTGGAGGAGAAGAGCCGCAAGCTCACCGAGTCGATCTTCAAGGACCTGAGCCCCTGGCAGGTGTCGCAGCTCTCACGCCACCCCCAGCGCCCCTACACGCTCGACTACCTCGAGCACGTCTTCACCGACTTCGACGAGCTGCACGGCGACCGCCGCTTCGCCGACGACCCGGCCATCGTCGGCGGCATCGCCCGCCTCGACGACCGCCCGGTGATGATCATCGGCCACCAGAAGGGTCGCGACGTAAAGGAGAAGGTGCGGCGCAACTTCGGCATGCCGCGTCCCGAGGGCTATCGCAAGGCGTGCCGTCTGATGGAGATGGCCGAGCGCTTCAAGATGCCGGTACTCACCTTCATCGACACGCCGGGCGCCTATCCCGGCATCGACGCCGAGGAGCGCGGTCAGTCCGAGGCCATCGCCTACAACCTGGCGGTAATGTCGCGGCTCAAGACCCCGATCATCTCCACCGTAGTGGGTGAGGGCGGCTCCGGCGGGGCGCTGGCCATCGGCGTATGCGACGAGCTGGCCATGCTGCAGTACTCCACCTATTCGGTGATCTCGCCAGAGGGCTGTGCGTCGATCCTGTGGAAGAGTGCCGAGAAGGCCGCCGATGCCGCCCAGGCCATGGGCATCACCGCCGAGCGCCTGCAGGAACTGGGCTTCGTCGACACCCTGATCGAGGAGCCGCTGGGCGGCGCCCATCGTCATCCGCAGACCACCGCCGAGCGGGTCAAGGAGGCCTTGCTGGCGAGCCTCGAGCGGCTCGAGGCGATGGATACCGAGGCGCTCCTGGAACGCCGCTATGAGCGCCTGATGAGCTATGGAGCCCCGACTTAA
- the rnhB gene encoding ribonuclease HII — MSDCPFPPLVVDYQGHLLAGVDEVGRGPLIGAVVAAAAILDPMRPIAGLADSKKLTPQRRAELDAEIRGKALAFAVAEASHAEVDELNIYHATHLAMRRAIDALPLVPEYLLVDGNRLPGHHVPGQAIVKGDARHPAIAAASILAKVARDAQMVALDGLFPEYGFARHKGYATPEHLDALERLGPLPEHRRSFAPLKGQLELL, encoded by the coding sequence ATGAGCGACTGTCCGTTCCCCCCCTTGGTGGTCGATTACCAAGGCCATCTGCTGGCCGGTGTCGATGAGGTCGGTCGCGGGCCGTTGATCGGGGCGGTAGTGGCCGCCGCGGCAATTCTCGACCCCATGCGACCGATCGCCGGCCTGGCCGACTCCAAGAAGCTCACGCCGCAGCGCCGCGCCGAACTCGATGCTGAGATCCGCGGCAAGGCGCTGGCCTTCGCCGTGGCCGAGGCAAGCCACGCCGAGGTCGATGAGCTCAATATCTACCACGCCACGCACTTGGCCATGCGTCGGGCGATCGATGCCTTGCCGCTGGTGCCGGAGTATCTGCTGGTGGACGGTAATCGCCTGCCCGGGCATCATGTTCCCGGTCAGGCGATCGTCAAGGGCGACGCCCGCCACCCGGCCATCGCCGCCGCCTCGATACTGGCCAAGGTGGCCCGCGATGCGCAGATGGTGGCGCTCGACGGTCTTTTTCCCGAGTACGGTTTCGCTCGTCACAAGGGCTACGCCACGCCCGAGCATCTGGATGCTCTGGAACGTCTCGGGCCGCTGCCCGAGCATCGCCGCTCCTTTGCCCCGCTGAAAGGGCAACTGGAGCTGCTCTAG
- the lpxA gene encoding acyl-ACP--UDP-N-acetylglucosamine O-acyltransferase yields MIHTTAIVDPGARLAEDVEVGPFSVIGPDVEIGPGSRIGPHVVIKGPTVLGARTRIFQFASVGEDCQDKKYAGEPTRLVMGDDNVIRECVTLHRGTAQDRGETTIGSRNLFMAYVHVGHDCVIGDDCVLANQATLAGHVTLGNFGILGGLSAIHQFCHFGDHAMAGGGSIITKDTPAFVMINGNPARVHGLNQVGLKRRGFSTEAIKALNECYKLIYRQGLTVPQALEEIRRRYSLVETEAFAASIEVSTRGIIR; encoded by the coding sequence TTGATACATACCACTGCCATCGTCGACCCTGGGGCACGTCTGGCCGAGGATGTTGAAGTCGGACCCTTCAGCGTGATCGGGCCCGATGTCGAGATCGGCCCCGGCAGTCGTATCGGCCCGCATGTGGTCATTAAAGGGCCGACCGTACTAGGCGCACGTACCCGCATATTCCAGTTCGCCTCGGTGGGAGAGGATTGCCAGGACAAGAAGTACGCCGGCGAGCCGACGCGTCTGGTAATGGGCGACGATAACGTCATTCGCGAGTGCGTGACGCTGCATCGCGGTACCGCCCAGGATCGCGGCGAAACCACCATCGGTTCGCGCAACCTGTTCATGGCCTATGTGCACGTCGGTCACGACTGTGTCATTGGCGACGACTGTGTACTGGCCAACCAGGCGACCCTGGCCGGGCACGTGACCCTGGGCAACTTTGGCATCCTTGGCGGGCTGTCGGCCATCCATCAGTTCTGTCACTTCGGCGATCACGCCATGGCCGGCGGTGGTTCGATCATCACCAAGGACACCCCGGCCTTCGTCATGATCAATGGCAATCCGGCCAGGGTTCACGGGCTCAACCAGGTCGGTCTCAAGCGGCGTGGGTTCTCGACCGAGGCAATCAAGGCTCTCAACGAGTGCTACAAGCTGATCTATCGTCAGGGCCTGACCGTACCCCAGGCGCTGGAGGAGATTCGCCGCCGTTACTCGTTGGTCGAAACCGAAGCCTTCGCCGCGTCCATCGAAGTCTCGACTCGCGGCATCATACGCTGA
- a CDS encoding Ppx/GppA family phosphatase, with protein sequence MNSPTERPNLASDASSVQQEQRLAAIDLGSNSFHLLVAHYRDDRLEVVARLGEKVQLAAGLDAANHLDEASMQRAMACLSRFAPLLEGVVAERLRVVGTSALRTARNRQTFIERAEALLGCRIEVIPGHEEARLIYLGAAHTLAENGRRLVVDIGGGSTEFIVGEKLKPLKLESLDIGCVTHTQRHFADGQLSEARMGQAEADVLAQLASLRVSYSELGWDEALGSSGTIKAAASVLAASGGTPCEISRSGLLELRQRLIECGHLDRVALEGLKPDRARIFPAGVAILGAIFEALELTTMRYADGALREGVLHDMLARDISRQH encoded by the coding sequence ATGAACTCACCCACGGAACGGCCCAACCTCGCCAGCGACGCCTCCAGTGTGCAACAGGAACAACGCCTGGCCGCGATCGATCTGGGTTCCAACAGCTTTCATCTGCTGGTGGCGCATTACCGGGACGATCGGCTCGAGGTCGTAGCCCGACTGGGCGAGAAGGTACAACTGGCCGCCGGCCTGGATGCCGCCAACCATCTGGACGAAGCCTCGATGCAGCGCGCCATGGCGTGTCTCTCCCGCTTCGCCCCCCTGCTGGAAGGCGTGGTTGCCGAGCGCCTGCGCGTGGTGGGCACCAGCGCGCTGCGTACAGCTCGCAATCGTCAAACTTTCATTGAGCGTGCCGAAGCATTGCTGGGCTGTCGTATCGAGGTGATCCCCGGGCACGAGGAAGCCCGCCTGATCTACCTGGGCGCGGCCCATACCTTGGCCGAGAACGGCCGTCGCCTGGTCGTGGATATCGGCGGTGGCTCCACCGAGTTCATCGTCGGCGAGAAATTGAAACCGCTGAAGCTGGAGAGCCTCGACATCGGTTGCGTCACTCATACCCAGCGCCATTTTGCCGATGGCCAACTGAGCGAAGCGCGCATGGGCCAGGCCGAAGCGGACGTTCTGGCACAGCTTGCGTCACTCCGGGTGAGTTACAGCGAACTGGGCTGGGACGAGGCACTGGGCTCCAGCGGCACCATAAAGGCGGCCGCCTCGGTGCTTGCCGCCAGTGGTGGCACACCCTGTGAGATCAGCCGGAGTGGCTTGCTGGAGCTGCGTCAGCGGTTGATCGAATGCGGACATCTCGATCGGGTCGCCCTGGAGGGGCTCAAGCCCGACCGCGCGCGTATCTTTCCCGCCGGCGTGGCAATTCTCGGAGCGATTTTCGAAGCCCTCGAGCTGACCACGATGCGCTATGCCGACGGCGCGCTGCGCGAAGGCGTGCTGCACGACATGCTGGCCCGCGATATCTCACGCCAGCACTGA
- the tilS gene encoding tRNA lysidine(34) synthetase TilS yields MSLQATIDDALAETPPGRVVWVALSGGLDSSLLLTLAAEACRRHPRPLHALHVHHGLQPAAADFETHCRRLASRLGVPLFVERVAVDRHAGLGLEGAARRARYGAFFRRVAPGETLWLAQHRDDQAETLLLAALRGSGVRGLAGMPPGREWQGRRLERPLLARSRNELEAEAEQSGLDWIDDPSNADETLDRNFLRHSVIPLLAQRWPHAAEALASSARCAAEADALIEAFATSDLAILGGDPARVPLAGLVALAPERQRSLVRHVCHRLGLTMPPSARLASLLAQLEARPDARVRVDWGDAEARVWRGDLYLRPKSADMASDWRAEWNGMAPLPLPWGGLQAALAPADGRPVALTLTARQGGERLRLAGRGGRDLKRLLQEMSVPPWERERLLVAWCDGTPVAAFQPDSARWLAVAEGWRASVARSEASVLA; encoded by the coding sequence ATGTCCCTGCAAGCGACCATCGACGACGCCCTGGCGGAGACCCCGCCGGGGCGTGTCGTCTGGGTTGCGCTCTCCGGCGGGCTGGATTCGAGCCTGCTGCTGACTCTCGCCGCCGAGGCGTGCCGCCGACATCCGCGTCCGCTGCATGCACTGCATGTCCACCACGGGCTGCAACCTGCCGCCGCCGACTTCGAGACTCACTGCCGCCGGCTCGCCTCGCGACTGGGCGTGCCGCTGTTCGTCGAACGCGTGGCGGTCGACCGCCACGCCGGGCTGGGGCTGGAAGGGGCGGCTCGGCGGGCACGCTACGGCGCCTTTTTCCGGCGCGTGGCGCCGGGCGAGACGCTGTGGCTGGCCCAGCACCGTGACGATCAGGCCGAGACCCTCCTGTTGGCCGCTCTGCGCGGCAGCGGGGTGCGTGGCCTGGCAGGCATGCCGCCAGGCCGTGAATGGCAGGGAAGGCGCCTCGAGCGCCCGCTGCTCGCCCGCTCGCGGAACGAACTCGAGGCCGAGGCCGAACAATCCGGACTCGACTGGATCGACGATCCCTCCAACGCCGACGAGACGCTCGACCGCAATTTCCTGCGGCACTCGGTGATACCGCTGCTGGCACAACGTTGGCCGCATGCGGCCGAGGCATTGGCGAGCAGCGCCCGCTGCGCCGCCGAGGCCGATGCGCTGATCGAAGCGTTCGCCACAAGCGACCTGGCCATCCTCGGCGGCGATCCTGCCCGCGTGCCGCTGGCGGGGCTCGTGGCACTTGCGCCGGAACGCCAACGTTCTCTGGTTCGCCATGTCTGTCACCGGCTGGGGCTGACGATGCCGCCGTCGGCGCGTCTCGCAAGCCTGCTGGCCCAGCTCGAGGCGCGTCCGGACGCCCGGGTGCGGGTCGACTGGGGGGATGCCGAGGCACGGGTATGGCGCGGCGACCTCTATCTGCGGCCGAAGAGCGCAGACATGGCATCGGATTGGCGTGCTGAGTGGAATGGCATGGCACCGTTGCCATTGCCCTGGGGGGGGCTGCAGGCTGCATTGGCTCCGGCCGACGGTCGCCCGGTGGCGCTGACCCTGACGGCACGGCAAGGAGGGGAGCGGCTGCGTCTGGCGGGGCGGGGAGGGCGCGATCTAAAGCGTCTGTTGCAGGAGATGAGCGTGCCGCCCTGGGAGCGCGAGCGGCTGCTGGTGGCCTGGTGCGACGGTACGCCCGTTGCGGCGTTTCAGCCCGACTCGGCACGCTGGTTGGCGGTGGCCGAAGGGTGGCGAGCTTCGGTTGCGAGGAGTGAGGCCTCAGTGCTGGCGTGA